From one Cydia strobilella chromosome 24, ilCydStro3.1, whole genome shotgun sequence genomic stretch:
- the LOC134752178 gene encoding cyclin-dependent kinase 9 yields MQGASAPREQPPPVISTSSTILSMREKEKYIEDFDFPFCDESSKYEKVAKIGQGTFGEVFKARARNSSKKFVAMKKVLMDNEKEGFPITALREIKILQLLKHENVVNLIEICRTKATLHNKYRSTFYLVFDFCEHDLAGLLSNMNVKFSLGEIKKVMQQLLNGLYYIHSNKILHRDMKAANVLITKNGILKLADFGLARAFSVAKSGQVNKYTNRVVTLWYRPPELLLGDRNYGPPVDMWGAGCIMAEMWTRSPIMQGATEQQQLILISQLCGSCTPDVWPGVEALDLYNKMELPKGQKRKVKERLKPYVKDPYGCDLLDKLLQLDPAKRYDADTALNHDFFWTDPMPCELANMLAQHTQSMFEYLAPPRRPGHLRHHHHVAGAAPKPQTSVQDSGYQDRVF; encoded by the exons ATGCAGGGCGCGAGCGCTCCTCGCGAGCAGCCTCCGCCAGTCATCAGCACCAGCTCCACAATCCTCAGTATGAGGGAAAAGGAGAAATACATAGAAGATTTCGACTTTCCCTTCTGTGACGAGTCTTCTAAATATGAAAAAGTCGCTAAAATCGGCCAGGGAACCTTCGGAGAGGTCTTTAAAGCGCGGGCTAGAAACTCTTCGAAAAAATTCGTTGCCATGAAAAAAGTTCTCATGGATAATGAGAAGGAAGGCTTCCCTATCACGGCTTTGCGAGAAATAAAGATCCTACAGCTCCTCAAACACGAGAACGTCGTTAATTTGATAGAAATATGCAGAACAAAGGCTACATTGCATAATAAATATAGGTCGACATTTTACCTCGTTTTCGACTTCTGTGAACACGACTTGGCTGGATTGTTATCAAATATGAACGTTAAATTTAGCTTGGGAGAGATTAAAAAGGTCATGCAGCAGTTATTAAATGGTCTATATTACATACACAGCAATAAGATTCTGCATAGAGATATGAAAGCTGCCAATGTGTTAATAACCAAGAATGGGATTCTTAAGTTGGCTGATTTCGGTCTAGCGAGAGCTTTTAGTGTTGCCAAATCTGGACAAGTCAATAAATACACAAACAGAGTGGTTACATTGTGGTACAGGCCTCCAGAACTGCTTTTag GGGACCGTAATTATGGACCTCCAGTGGATATGTGGGGCGCAGGTTGCATCATGGCTGAGATGTGGACTCGGTCACCCATCATGCAG GGCGCCACTGAACAGCAGCAACTGATCCTGATCTCCCAGCTCTGTGGCTCGTGCACCCCGGACGTGTGGCCCGGCGTTGAAGCCCTAGATCTGTACAATAAGATGGAACTACCCAAGGGTCAGAAGAGGAAGGTCAAG GAAAGGCTAAAGCCGTACGTGAAGGACCCCTACGGCTGCGACCTGCTGGATAAGCTGCTGCAGCTAGACCCCGCTAAAAG GTACGACGCCGACACCGCACTAAACCACGATTTCTTCTGGACGGACCCGATGCCGTGCGAGCTCGCGAACATGCTCGCCCAGCACACGCAGAGCATGTTCGAGTACCTCGCCCCTCCCCGCCGCCCCGGCCACCTGCGTCACCACCACCATGTGGCCGGAGCGGCGCCTAAACCTCAGACCTCTGTGCAGGACTCGGGGTATCAGGATCGCGTGTTCTGA